Proteins co-encoded in one Corylus avellana chromosome ca9, CavTom2PMs-1.0 genomic window:
- the LOC132161745 gene encoding cytochrome P450 81Q32-like has product MEAMVLFYSSLSLLLVAVAFKLIIHLQTTTPKHLPPSPPSLPILGHLHLLKKPLHRTFHSLSQKYGQIFSLQFGSRLVIIVSSPSAVEECFTKNDVVLANRPPSLVAKIVGYNMTTMVGAPYGDLWRNLRRIGALEIFSATRLNMFLGIRRDEIKRLLRKLGRNSSKDFTKVELKSMFSELTFNIIMRMVAGKRYFGYGEEVKNEEEARQFRKTIVEIVASGGASNPQDFLPILRWIDYGGLEKRLMGLAKKTDAFLQALIDEKKGNEEGNTMINHLLSLQKSQPDYYTDQIIKGLILVMLFAGTDTSAVTLEWAMSNLLNHPHVLKKARDELDSQIGEENLMDEPDTSKLSYLQNIVSETLRLYPAAPMLLPHMSSTDCTIGGYNIPRNTMLLVNAWAIHRDPRVWDDATSFKPERFEYGETEAHKLMPFGLGRRACPGAGLAQRTVGLALGSLIQCFEWERVGKEEVDMVEGNGITMPKAVALEAMCKACPIINNLLSESVDHV; this is encoded by the exons ATGGAAGCCATGGTGTTGTTCTACTCAtccctctctcttctcctcGTCGCTGTTGCTTTCAAGCTCATCATCCACCTTCAAACAACAACACCCAAACACCTCCCTCCCAGCCCACCTTCTCTCCCAATTCTGGGTCATCTCCATCTCCTTAAAAAGCCCCTCCACCGGACTTTCCACAGCCTCTCGCAAAAATACGGCCAGATTTTCTCTCTCCAATTCGGCTCCCGCCTGGTGATTATCGTATCATCCCCATCCGCAGTTGAGGAATGCTTCACCAAGAACGACGTCGTCCTAGCCAACCGTCCTCCCTCCCTCGTGGCCAAGATTGTCGGCTACAACATGACCACCATGGTAGGAGCCCCCTACGGCGACCTCTGGCGCAACCTCCGTCGCATCGGCGCGCTTGAGATCTTCTCAGCCACCCGCCTCAACATGTTCTTGGGCATCCGAAGGGACGAGATCAAGCGCTTGCTGCGCAAACTGGGACGCAACTCGTCCAAAGATTTCACCAAGGTGGAGCTAAAATCAATGTTCTCGGAGCTCACCTTTAACATCATAATGAGAATGGTGGCAGGGAAGCGGTACTTCGGGTACGGGGAGGAGGTGAAGAACGAGGAAGAAGCGAGACAATTTAGGAAGACAATTGTAGAGATTGTAGCCTCAGGAGGGGCGTCGAATCCTCAAGATTTCTTGCCCATTTTGCGATGGATTGATTATGGGGGTTTAGAGAAGAGGTTGATGGGGCTTGCCAAGAAGACCGATGCCTTCTTGCAAGCTCTTATTGACGAGAAGAAGGGTAACGAGGAGGGAAACACTATGATAAACCATTTGCTTTCGTTGCAGAAATCACAGCCCGATTACTATACGGATCAGATTATCAAAGGCCTTATTTTG GTCATGCTATTTGCCGGGACGGACACTTCAGCAGTGACTTTAGAGTGGGCGATGTCCAATTTGCTCAACCATCCTCATGTGTTGAAGAAGGCTAGAGATGAGTTGGACAGTCAAATAGGGGAAGAGAATTTGATGGATGAGCCAGATACGTCTAAACTAAGCTACCTTCAAAACATAGTTTCAGAGACCCTTCGATTGTATCCGGCGGCCCCAATGCTATTACCCCACATGTCCTCCACTGATTGCACCATTGGAGGATACAATATACCACGTAACACGATGTTATTGGTGAATGCATGGGCCATACACAGAGACCCAAGGGTGTGGGATGACGCAACTAGCTTTAAGCCTGAGAGATTTGAGTACGGTGAAACTGAGGCGCACAAATTGATGCCATTTGGGTTGGGGAGGAGGGCATGTCCAGGGGCCGGGCTCGCCCAACGAACAGTGGGGTTGGCTTTGGGGTCATTGATTCAGTGCTTTGAGTGGGAAAGGGTTGGCAAGGAAGAAGTTGACATGGTTGAAGGTAATGGGATTACCATGCCCAAAGCGGTGGCACTGGAGGCCATGTGTAAGGCGTGCCCCATTATAAATAACCTTCTTTCCGAGTCTGTAGATCATGTTTGA
- the LOC132162283 gene encoding uncharacterized protein LOC132162283: MAIAEEVEKLFRAQFIEEVHYPDWLANVVLVKKSNGKWRMCVDFTDLNKACPKDSFPLPCWQLWNNMPRIDALVDSTSGYGLLSFMDAFSCYNQIYMHPEDREKTAFIIDRGLYYYKVMPFGLKNAGATYQRLVNKMFREQIGWNMEVYVDDMLVKSLTDKCLPFFKILRKAFEWSEECEEAFGELKKYLVNPRLLSRTIPREVLYLNLAVSLTAVSAALVREKEVVQKHVYFISRALKGAEERYPQMEKLAFALTIASRKLWPCFQAHTIRVLAKYPLKKALADFLAEFTNLPDAKQWLRDETWVVYVDGSSTRRHGGAGVIRITPKGEELRSSIRLEFRTTNNEAEYGP; encoded by the exons ATGGCAATAGCCGAAGAAGTGGAGAAGCTGTTTAGAGCTCAGTTTATTGAAGAAGTGCACTATCCCGATTGGTTAGCCAACGTAGTATTGGTCAAGAAATCCAATGGGAAGTGGAGAATGTGTGTAGACTTCACCGACCTTAACAAAGCTTGTCCGAAAGATAGCTTTCCTCTGccct GTTGGCAATTGTGGAACAACATGCCCCGCATTGATGCATTGGTTGACTCAACATCTGGATATGGCTTGCTCAGCTTTATGGATGCCTTTTCCTGTTACAACCAGATCTACATGCATCCAGAAGATAGAGAAAAAACTGCGTTTATTATAGACCGAGGCCTGTACTATTATAAGGTCATGCCCTTCGGACTGAAAAATGCAGGGGCAACATACCAGAGATTGGTAAACAAGATGTTCCGAGAGCAGATTGGGTGGAACATGGAAGtttatgtggatgacatgctagtcaaaAGC TTAACTGACAAGTGTCTGCCattcttcaaaatcttgagAAAGGCCTTTGAATGGTCTGAGGAATGTGAAGAAGCTTTTGGGGAACTAAAGAAGTATTTAGTCAACCCACGTTTGCTAAGTCGAACAATCCCTAGAGAAGTACTGTACCTGAACTTAGCTGTCTCTCTAACAGCAGTGAGTGCAGCCCTTGTACGAGAAAAGGAGGTGGTGCAGAAGCATGTATACTTTATCAGCCGAGCATTGAAAGGGGCCGAGGAGAGATATCCCCAAATGGAAAAGCTTGCCTTCGCTCTTACCATAGCGTCAAGGAAACTCTGGCCATGCTTCCAAGCTCACACAATAAGGGTTCTCGCTAAATACCCTCTTAAAAAG GCATTGGCAGACTTTTTGGCAGAATTTACTAATCTGCCAGATGCAAAACAATGGCTGAGGGATGAAACTTGGGTAGTTTATGTGGATGGGTCATCCACAAGAAGGCATGGTGGAGCTGGAGTGATACGAATCACCCCAAAAGGTGAAGAGCTGCGCAGTTCCATAAGGTTGGAGTTCAGAACTACCAACAATGAAGCCGAATACGGGCCGTGA